Proteins co-encoded in one Sebastes fasciatus isolate fSebFas1 chromosome 11, fSebFas1.pri, whole genome shotgun sequence genomic window:
- the LOC141776628 gene encoding uncharacterized protein LOC141776628 isoform X1 produces the protein MAGGSRFIWIPVLLSCVFQASDNRHVGQNEIHLIGRSDNPEVDRILSKIPITLPEGIDPRNINVTSITIKTCTGVKEQLVQLNTQLQQTILRNIQLGNEAFGSRRELRQLQLQLATCSSTASAITGSYQAQLLNKMKQLLERFDSDTFLILNIIALTREVNTLQKKINHAANATETTDIHVLQRELQQKINELSVKTQQIERSHTNSALILQIISLQNEIWDLEQAGSRRRETNPQPDKRILALQAQLDGKISELRSKGDADSAMLELTFVHSKIVAIQRLISYHIEESRTKAADYQRQWRQKVELLKKKILQLTRDENNQDLTQEIFKLQAEVDRLRLLMTNAKKTTDARIKELRVILEEEKKQQENLQKHLEEADYAQAQLIVKILGLMKEVRELDGDQQHQTTSTSQGTTLQTVLQAKEREFAKAQEEINELQRKLRLKSEKCSGLEERYEEVKTEFEQKIAELNRTGDSKAALVLNVINLHDDVKTLKDLISTTQDPDRILELQRQLQEKQDELNSKTADIESLIPHPKIILTVIELQNEIWELQKKAANGTTGGLVEELQTRLDGLITDIGDDNTKLMLKIITLQSQVEQLQRRLSDRQMLQAAQVTQLTNDLATKKEELQKYVNELNEKNQTNARLILATTDLHNQLRNLEKEKHDEGKTTSAAITKLREQLKATVEEHSSDQAEIKALQNKLNQTEGQCSSFEDNLKDLQNDLDAKMKELQSKSDSVTSLALQVSTLTLQLEELKRQLQNTESETKIKELQKMIDEKNNELAKKTEELKERSAQPQRLLQIITLQTEIEKLANVAANDTDYNKIRALQDHLNNLIDGIQDENNENTKLMFKILAQQDEIARLEKQEKSQTQAAMEKIKDLENELEDIRNQIKEKTMVLDSSDTRISDLSAQIMGLHKKIKPLEEEISDLKDTNAENVQELQKRLDLTKTQLQDSENRLKDADAKNFNSVMEIADLRTQLKKAQKKASKAAEKNTDELEQQLQTQQRENSRLENTNKELTNDLATKKEELQKYANELNEKSQINAKLILNVTDLHNQLRNLEKEKHNDNATSSLTVTQLWEQLKAKMVEHSRDPAEVEFLDTLFQAKEREHATAQAEVKELQKKLQLKSEKCSGLEERYEEVKTEFEQKIAELNRTGDSKAALVLNVINLHDDVKTLKDLISTTQDPDRILELQRKLEEKQDELNSKTADIERLIPNSKLILTIIELQNEIWDLQKKADNETTDLQNRVDGLISEIDDKGDDNTKMMLKIITLQSQVEQLQSQLSDLQMLRASQATQLTNDLTSKKEELQKYVNELNEKNQTNARLILATTDLHNQLRNLEKEKHDEGKTTSAAITKLREQLKATVEEHSSDQAEIKALQNKLNQTEGQCSSFENNLKDLQNDLDAKMKELQSKSDSVTSLALQISTLTLQLEELKRQLQNTESETKIKELQKMIDDKNNELAKKTEELKERSAQPQRLLHIITLQTEIEKLVNVAANDTDYNKIRALQDHLNYLIDGIQDENNENTKLMFKILAQQDEIARLEKQEKSQTQAAMEKIKDLENELEDIRNQIKEKTMVLDSSDTRISDLSAQIMGLHKKIKPLEEEISDLKETNAENVEELQKRLNLTKTQLQDSEHRLKDADAKNFNSVMEIADLRTQLKKAQKKASKAAEKNIDELEQQLQTQQRQNRKLENTNKDLKQEVKELKMCCTDVNTECDDLQRQLQQSQEDADRLQQQLHDKDATLDRLQQELEEKSRDNNTTQQKYNNLERQLQQSQKDRDRLQQQLHEKDATLNQLQQELEEQRRENNTLQHEYDNLERHLHEKDATLNLLQQEFEEQTRENNRLQAENDNLLNEKNKLEGDVEDLQNKLTDVEDTTVFASKMTLDPNTAHPRIALSADNTEVSTREEIQDVPDHPGRFDGVLAVLGKTGFSAGRRYWEVSIAGKSCYHLGMASESAQRKGPIRFSPTNGYWTVVLSKQGQYRALDRRPVIIPVQIQPVTLGILLDYKKGQISFYDAGTRSHMYTFVGQTFTDKIYPFIDFCVEDDGGRTPIVLLSPGSVEWIK, from the exons ATGGCTGGGGGTTCTCGCTTCATTTGGATTCCCGTCCTTCTCTCCTGTGTCTTTCAAGCTTCTGACAACAGACATG TCGGTCAGAATGAGATTCATTTAATTGGACGCTCAGATAATCCAGAGGTGGACCGCATCCTTTCAAAGATCCCA ATAACCCTACCAGAAGGAATTGATCCCAGGAATATAAATGTGACG TCAATTACTATCAAAACTTGTACCG GTGTGAAGGAGCAGCTGGTGCAGCTTAACACGCAGCTTCAGCAGACAATTCTCCGCAACATCCAACTGG GCAATGAAGCCTTCGGGTCGAGGAGGGAACTCAGACAGTTGCAACTGCAGCTTGCCACATGCAGCTCGACAGCCTCAGCTATAACTGGCT CTTATCAAGCCCAGTTACTCAACAAGATGAAACAGCTTCTGGAGAGATTTGATAGTGATACATTTCTGA tcCTGAACATTATTGCACTCACCAGGGAGGTGAATACATTACAGAAGAAGATCAATcatgctgctaatgctactgaAACTACTGACATCCATG TGCTGCAGAGAGAGCTGCAACAGAAGATCAATGAACTGAGCGTAAAGACGCAGCAGATTGAAAGAAGCCACACCAACTCGGCGCTGA TTCTTCAGATCATCTCACTGCAAAATGAGATCTGGGATTTGGAACAGGCTGGATCAAGAAGAAGAGAAACTAATCCTCAGCCTGACAAGAGAATTCTGG CTCTACAAGCACAGCTGGACGGGAAGATCAGTGAGCTGCGAAGCAAAGGAGACGCAGACTCAGCTA TGCTGGAGCTGACTTTTGTGCACAGTAAGATCGTGGCGATTCAGAGGCTCATCAGTTACCACATTGAGGAATCCAGAACTAAAGCTGCTG ATTACCAGAGGCAGTGGAGGCAAAAAGTTGAGCtccttaaaaaaaagattttacagTTGACTCGTGACGAGAATAACCAAGACCTTA CCCAGGAAATTTTTAAGCTGCAGGCAGAAGTGGATCGTCTTAGACTGTTAATGACGAATGCCAAAAAGACAACTGATGCCCGAATTAAAG AGCTAAGAGTTAttttggaggaagagaagaaacaaCAAGAAAACTTACAGAAACACCTGGAGGAAGCAGATTATGCCCAGGCACAACTGA TCGTGAAAATCCTCGGCCTGATGAAAGAGGTGAGAGAGCTGGATGGTGATCAGCAACACCAGACGACATCAACAAGTCAAGGCACCA CTCTTCAGACTGTGCTTCAAGCCAAAGAAAGGGAATTTGCCAAAGCTCAGGAGGAAATAAATG AGCTGCAAAGGAAACTgcgtttaaagagtgaaaaatgCTCTGGTCTTGAGGAAAGATATGAGG AGGTAAAGACTGAATTTGAACAGAAGATTGCAGAACTGAACAGAACCGGAGACTCCAAAGCAGCACTCG TTCTGAACGTGATAAACCTGCATGATGATGTGAAGACTCTGAAGGATCTGATCTCCACCACACAGGATCCAGACAGGATCTTAG agctgcagagGCAGCTGCAGGAGAAGCAAGACGAACTGAACTCCAAGACTGCGGACATAGAGAGCCTGATTCCCCACCCAAAAATAA ttttaacagtCATTGAACTGCAGAATGAGATATGGGAGCTTCAGAAAAAGGCTGCCAACGGGACCACCGGTGGCCTTGTAGAAG AGTTGCAGACCAGATTGGATGGCCTAATCACTGATATAGGCGACGACAACACAAAACTGA TGCTGAAGATCATAACGCTGCAGAGTCAGGTGGAGCAGCTGCAGAGACGGTTGTCAGACCGTCAGATGTTACAAGCCGCTCAGGTAACCC AGCTCACTAATGATCTTGCAACCAAGAAGGAAGAGCTGCAGAAATATGTCAACGAGCTGAATGAGAAGAATCAGACAAACGCCAGATTGA TTCTGGCAACCACTGATCTGCACAACCAACTCAGAAACCTAGAGAAAGAAAAGCACGATGAGGGCAAAACAACGTCTGCTGCAATCACTA AGCTGAGAGAACAACTGAAGGCAACAGTGGAGGAGCACTCTAGTGATCAAGCTGAGATCAAGG CGCTGCAGAATaaactgaaccagactgaggGACAGTGTTCCAGTTTCGAGGACAATCTTAAAG ATCTGCAGAACGACCTGGATGCCAAAATGAAGGAACTGCAGTCAAAATCCGATTCTGTAACTTCGCTTG CTCTTCAGGTTTCCACATTAACCCTGCAACtggaggagctaaagagacaacTACAAAACACTGAATCTGAAACCAAGATAaaag AACTTCAAAAAATGAtagatgagaaaaataatgagcTGGCCAAAAAAACTGAAGAGCTGAAAGAAAGAAGTGCTCAACCACAAAGAC TTCTACAGatcattacattacaaacagaGATTGAGAAGTTGGCGAATGTGGCAGCAAATGACACAGATTACAATAAGATTAGAG CACTCCAAGACCATCTGAATAATTTGATTGACGGAATTCAggatgaaaacaatgaaaatactaAACTGA TGTTTAAAATCTTGGCTCAACAAGATGAAATAGCAAGATTGGAGAAGCAAGAAAAGAGTCAGACGCAAGCAGCTATGGAGAAAATTAAAG ATCTGGAGAATGAACTGGAGGACATCAGAAATCagataaaagaaaagacaaTGGTGCTGGACTCAAGTGATACAAGGATTTCTGATTTGT cgGCTCAGATTATGGGACTTCACAAGAAAATCAAACCACTGGAAGAGGAGATATCAGACCTGAAAGATACAAACGCTGAGAACGTCCAAG AGCTGCAAAAGAGACTGGATTTGACAAAGACGCAACTGCAAGACAGTGAAAATCGACTCAAGGACGCAGATGCAAAGAATTTTAACTCGG TAATGGAGATTGCTGATCTGAGGACACAACTGAAAAAGGCTCAGAAAAAGGCATCCAAAGCTGCTGAAAAAAATACCGACG AGTTGGAACAACaactacaaacacaacaaagagagaacagcagactggaaaacacaaataaag AGCTCACAAATGATCTAGCAACCAAGAAGGAAGAGCTGCAGAAATATGCCAACGAGCTGAATGAGAAGAGTCAGATAAACGCTAAATTGA TTCTTAACGTCACTGATCTGCACAACCAACTCAGAAACctagaaaaagaaaagcacaaCGACAACGCAACATCGTCTTTAACAGTTACTC AGCTGTGGGAACAACTGAAGGCCAAGATGGTGGAGCACTCTCGTGATCCAGCTGAGGTCGAGT TCCTTGACACACTGTTTCAAGCCAAAGAGAGGGAACATGCTACTGCTCAGGCTGAGGTCAAAG AGCTGCAGAAGAAACTCCAATTAAAGAGTGAAAAATGCTCTGGTCTTGAGGAAAGATATGAGG AGGTAAAGACTGAATTTGAACAGAAGATTGCAGAACTGAACAGAACCGGAGACTCCAAAGCAGCACTCG TTCTGAACGTGATAAACCTGCATGATGATGTGAAGACTCTGAAGGATCTGATCTCCACCACACAGGATCCAGACAGGATCTTAG AGCTGCAGAGGAAGCTGGAGGAGAAGCAAGACGAACTGAACTCCAAGACTGCGGACATAGAGAGACTGATTCCCAACTCCAAATTAA ttttaaCAATCATCGAGCTGCAGAATGAGATATGGGACCTTCAGAAAAAAGCTGACAATGAGACCACTG ATTTGCAAAACAGGGTGGATGGCCTTATCAGTGAAATAGATGACAAAGGCGACGACAACACAAAAATGA TGCTGAAGATCATAACGCTGCAGAGTCAGGTGGAGCAGCTGCAGAGCCAGTTGTCAGACCTCCAGATGTTACGAGCCTCTCAGGCAACCC AGCTCACTAATGATCTTACAAGCAAGAAGGAAGAGCTGCAGAAATATGTCAACGAGCTGAATGAGAAGAATCAGACAAATGCCAGATTGA TTCTGGCAACCACTGATCTGCACAACCAACTCAGAAACCTAGAGAAAGAAAAGCACGATGAGGGCAAAACAACGTCTGCTGCAATCACTA AGCTGAGAGAACAACTGAAGGCAACAGTGGAGGAGCACTCTAGTGATCAAGCTGAGATCAAGG CGCTGCAGAATaaactgaaccagactgaggGACAGTGTTCCAGTTTCGAGAACAATCTTAAAG ATCTGCAGAACGACCTGGATGCCAAAATGAAGGAACTGCAGTCCAAATCCGATTCTGTAACTTCACTTG CTCTTCAGATTTCCACATTAACCCTGCAACtggaggagctaaagagacaacTACAAAACACTGAATCTGAAACCAAGATAaaag AACTTCAAAAAATGATAGATGACAAAAATAATGAGCTGGCCAAAAAAACTGAAGAGCTGAAAGAAAGAAGTGCTCAACCACAAAGAC TTCTACACatcattacattacaaacagaGATTGAGAAGTTGGTGAATGTGGCAGCAAATGACACAGATTACAATAAGATTAGAG CACTCCAAGACCATTTGAATTATTTGATTGACGGAATTCAagatgaaaacaatgaaaatactaAACTGA TGTTTAAAATCTTGGCTCAACAAGATGAAATAGCAAGATTGGAGAAGCAAGAAAAGAGTCAGACGCAAGCAGCTATGGAGAAAATTAAAG ATCTGGAGAATGAACTGGAGGACATCAGAAATCAGATAAAGGAAAAGACAATGGTGCTGGACTCAAGTGATACAAGGATTTCTGATTTGT cgGCTCAGATAATGGGACTTCACAAGAAAATCAAACCACTGGAAGAGGAGATATCAGACCTGAAAGAAACAAACGCTGAGAACGTCGAAG AGCTGCAAAAGAGACTGAATTTGACAAAGACGCAACTGCAAGACAGTGAACATCGACTCAAGGACGCAGATGCAAAGAATTTTAACTCGG TAATGGAGATTGCTGATCTGAGGACACAACTGAAAAAGGCTCAGAAAAAGGCATCCAAAGCTGCTGAAAAAAATATCGATG AGTTGGAACAACaactacaaacacaacaaaGACAGAACAGAAAACTGGAAAACACAAATAAag ACTTAAAGCAAGAGGTCAAGGAACTAAAAATGTGCTGCACCGATGTCAACACCGAGTGTGACG ATTTACAAAGACAACTGCAACAGAGCCAGGAGGACGCGGAtcgcctgcagcagcagctgcatgaTAAGGATGCCACGCTCGACCGGCTGCAGCAGGAGTTAGAAGAAAAGAGCAGGGATAACAACACAACGCAGCAAAAATACAACA ACTTAGAGAGACAGCTGCAACAGAGCCAGAAGGACCGGGAtcgcctgcagcagcagctgcatgaGAAGGATGCCACGCTCaaccagctgcagcaggagtTAGAAGAACAGCGCAGGGAGAACAACACATTGCAGCATGAATACGACA ACTTAGAGAGACATCTGCATGAGAAGGATGCCACGCTCAACCTGCTGCAGCAGGAGTTCGAAGAACAGACCAGGGAGAATAACAGGCTGCAGGCAGAAAACGACA ACCTGCTGAATGAGAAGAACAAACTTGAGGGTGATGTAGAAG ATCTTCAAAACAAACTGACTGATGTGGAGGATACGACGGTCTTTGCCA GTAAAATGACcttggatccaaacacagcacaccCAAGAATAGCTCTGTCTGCAGATAACACCGAGGTGTCCACTAGGGAGGAAATACAAGATGTCCCCGACCATCCAGGCCGGTTCGACGGGGTCCTCGCCGTCCTTGGCAAGACTGGCTTCTCAGCTGGCAGACGTTACTGGGAGGTGTCTATAGCTGGGAAGTCTTGTTACCACCTCGGGATGGCCAGTGAATCTGCTCAAAGAAAGGGACCGATAAGATTCAGTCCGACCAATGGTTACTGGACCGTGGTCCTGAGCAAACAGGGTCAGTACAGAGCTTTGGATAGGAGACCAGTTATTATTCCAGTTCAGATCCAACCTGTTACACTGGGAATTCTGCTGGACTACAAAAAGGGACAGATCTCATTTTACGACGCTGGCACCAGATCTCATATGTACACATTTGTAGGTCAAACGTTTACAGACAAAATCTATCCATTTATCGATTTTTGTGTCGAGGATGATGGAGGTCGCACACCAATAGTGTTACTCTCTCCTGGATCGGTTGAGTGGATAAAATAG